A DNA window from Oryctolagus cuniculus chromosome 21, mOryCun1.1, whole genome shotgun sequence contains the following coding sequences:
- the ARVCF gene encoding splicing regulator ARVCF isoform X10, producing the protein MPAELRQEQSPGSQASLATMPEAPEVLEETVTVEEDPGTPTSHVSIVTAEDGTTRRTETKVTKTVKTVTTRTVRQVPVGPDGLPLLDGGPPLGPFADSPLDRHFLLRGGGPAATLSRAYLSSGGGFPDGPEPRDGPNYGSLSRGLGVRPPRAGPLGPGPGDGCFTLPGRREAFPSGPEPGPHGGRSLPERFQAEPYGLEDDTRSLANDDEGGPELEPDYGTATRRRPECGRGLRTRACEDLADDGGELLEERPPFPATAPLAQPERGSLGSLDRAVRRSPSVDSARKEPRWRDPELPEVLAMLRHPVDPVKANAAAYLQHLCFENEGVKRRVRQLRGLPLLVALLDHPRAEVRRRACGALRNLSYGRDTDNKAAIRDCGGVPALVRLLRAARDSEVRELVTGTLWNLSSYEPLKMVIIDHGLQTLTHEVIVPHSGWEREPNEDSKPRDAEWTTVFKNTSGCLRNVSSDGAEARRRLRECEGLVDALLHALQSAVGRKDTDNKSVENCVCIMRNLSYHVHKEVPGADRYQEAEPGPPGGAAGFQRRRRDDASCFGGKKAKEDWFHQGKKDGEMDQNFDTLDLPKRTEAAKGFELLYQPEVVRLYLSLLTESRNFNTLEAAAGALQNLSAGNWMWATYIRATVRKERGLPVLVELLQSETDKVVRAVAIALRNLSLDRRNKDLIGSYAMVELVRNVRNAQAPTRPGARLEEDTVVAVLNTIHEIVSDSLDNARSLLQARGVPALVALCASSQSVREAKAASHVLQTVWSYKELRGALQRDGWTKARFQSAATASKVPKGSQSPGGFDDSTLPLVDKSLDGYSTVDRRERRARGSDSAGEASEKEPLKGPGPAVGS; encoded by the exons ATGCCGGCCGAACTCAGACAG gagcagagcccaggcagccaggcctcgctggccACGATGCCAGAGGCGCCTGAGGTGCTGGAGGAGACGGTGACGGTGGAGGAAGACCCGGGCACGCCCACCTCCCACGTGTCCATTGTGACTGCTGAAGACGGTACAACCCGGCGCACGGAGACCAAG GTCACCAAGACGGTCAAGACCGTGACCACGCGGACAGTACGACAAGTGCCCGTGGGCCCGGATGGGCTGCCCCTGCTAGATGGCGGCCCCCCGCTTGGCCCTTTTGCCGACAGCCCCCTGGACCGGCACTTCCTTCTGCGGGGCGGTGGCCCGGCGGCCACGCTGTCCCGGGCCTACCTCAGCAGCGGGGGCGGCTTCCCTGATGGTCCCGAGCCCCGGGATGGCCCCAACTACGGCAGCCTGTCGCGAGGGCTGGGGGTGCGGCCCCCACGTGCCGGCCCCCTCGGTCCCGGCCCTGGCGATGGCTGCTTTACCCTGCCTGGCCGCCGCGAGGCATTCCCATCCGGCCCCGAGCCCGGGCCCCACGGGGGCCGCTCCCTGCCCGAGCGCTTCCAGGCAGAGCCCTACGGCTTAGAGGATGACACCCGCAGCCTGGCCAACGATGACGAGGGCGGCCCCGAGCTGGAGCCCGACTACGGCACAGCCACACGGAGGAGGCCCGAGTGTGGGCGGGGCCTGCGTACCAG GGCCTGCGAGGACCTGGCCGATGACGGAGGTGAGCTGCTGGAGGAGCGGCCCCCATTCCCGGCGACGgcgcccctggcccagcctgagcggGGCAGCCTGGGCAGCCTGGACCGGGCGGTGCGGCGCTCGCCCTCGGTGGACAGCGCCCGCAAGGAGCCGCGCTGGCGGGACCCAGAGCTGCCCGAGGTGCTGGCCATGCTGCGGCACCCCGTGGACCCCGTGAAAGCCAACGCGGCCGCCTACCTGCAGCACCTGTGCTTCGAGAACGAGGGCGTCAAGCGGCGCGTGCGGCAGCTGCGGGGGCTGCCGCTGCTCGTGGCGCTGCTGGACCACCCCCGCGCCGAGGTGCGGCGCCGGGCCTGCGGGGCCCTGCGCAACCTCTCCTATGGCCGCGACACGGACAACAAGGCCGCCATCCGGGACTGCGGCGGGGTGCCTGCCCTGGTGCGGCTGCTGCGGGCCGCCCGGGACAGCGAGGTCCGGGAGCTTGTCACCG GCACCCTCTGGAACCTGTCGTCCTACGAGCCCCTGAAAATGGTCATCATTGACCACGGCCTGCAGACACTCACACACGAGGTCATCGTGCCCCACTCGGGCTGGGAGCGGGAGCCCAACGAGGACTCCAAACCCCGGGACGCCGAGTGGACGACCGTCTTCAAGAATACCTCGGGCTGcttgag GAATGTGAGCTCGGACGGCGCCGAGGCCCGGCGGAGGCTCCGGGAGTGTGAAGGGCTGGTGGACGCACTCCTGCACGCTCTGCAGTCGGCAGTGGGCAGGAAGGACACAGACAACAAG tcgGTGGAGAACTGTGTGTGCATCATGCGGAATCTGTCATACCACGTGCACAAGGAGGTGCCTGGGGCCGACAGATACCAGGAGGCCGAGCCTGGGCCCCCGGGCGGTGCTGCCGGCTTCCAGCGGCGGAGGCGGGACGATGCCAGCTGCTTCGGCGGCAAGAAGGCCAAAG AGGACTGGTTCCATCAAG GGAAGAAGGATGGTGAGATGGACCAGAACTTCGACACGCTGGACCTGCCCAAGAGAACCGAGGCCGCCAAAG GCTTTGAGCTGCTGTACCAGCCGGAGGTGGTgcgtctctacctctccctgctCACGGAGAGCCGGAACTTCAACACCCTGGAGGCTGCCGCCGGGGCCCTGCAGAACCTCAGCGCTGGCAACTGGATG TGGGCCACGTACATCCGCGCCACGGTGCGCAAGGAGCGTGGGCTGCCGGTGCTGGTagagctgctgcagtctgagaCCGACAAGGTGGTGCGCGCTGTGGCCATCGCGCTGCGCAACCTCTCGCTGGACCGGCGCAACAAGGACCTCATAG GGAGCTACGCCATGGTGGAGCTGGTGCGGAACGTGCGCAACGCGCAGGCACCCACGCGCCCGGGGGCCCGGCTGGAGGAGGACACGGTGGTGGCCGTGCTCAACACCATCCACGAGATCGTGTCGGACAGCCTGGACAACGCGCGCTCGCTCCTGCAGGCCCGCGGCGTGCCCGCGCTCGTGGCCCTCTGCGCCTCCag CCAGTCCGTGCGCGAAGCGAAGGCGGCGTCACACGTGCTGCAGACCGTGTGGAGCTACAAGGAGCTGCGCGGCGCCCTGCAGAGGGACGGCTGGACCAAGGCGCGCTTCCAG TCGGCGGCCACGGCCAGCAAGGTGCCTAAGGGATCCCAGAGCCCCGGTGGCTTCGATGACAGCACGCTGCCGCTGGTGGACAAGAGCCTGG acGGCTACTCCACTGTGGACCGCCGGGAGCGCAGGGCGCGGGGCAGTGACTCCGCAGGGGAGGCCTCTGAGAAGGAACCGTTGAAA GGCCCGGGTCCGGCCGTGGGTTCCTAG
- the ARVCF gene encoding splicing regulator ARVCF isoform X6 produces the protein MPAELRQEQSPGSQASLATMPEAPEVLEETVTVEEDPGTPTSHVSIVTAEDGTTRRTETKVTKTVKTVTTRTVRQVPVGPDGLPLLDGGPPLGPFADSPLDRHFLLRGGGPAATLSRAYLSSGGGFPDGPEPRDGPNYGSLSRGLGVRPPRAGPLGPGPGDGCFTLPGRREAFPSGPEPGPHGGRSLPERFQAEPYGLEDDTRSLANDDEGGPELEPDYGTATRRRPECGRGLRTRACEDLADDGGELLEERPPFPATAPLAQPERGSLGSLDRAVRRSPSVDSARKEPRWRDPELPEVLAMLRHPVDPVKANAAAYLQHLCFENEGVKRRVRQLRGLPLLVALLDHPRAEVRRRACGALRNLSYGRDTDNKAAIRDCGGVPALVRLLRAARDSEVRELVTGTLWNLSSYEPLKMVIIDHGLQTLTHEVIVPHSGWEREPNEDSKPRDAEWTTVFKNTSGCLRNVSSDGAEARRRLRECEGLVDALLHALQSAVGRKDTDNKSVENCVCIMRNLSYHVHKEVPGADRYQEAEPGPPGGAAGFQRRRRDDASCFGGKKAKGKKDGEMDQNFDTLDLPKRTEAAKGFELLYQPEVVRLYLSLLTESRNFNTLEAAAGALQNLSAGNWMWATYIRATVRKERGLPVLVELLQSETDKVVRAVAIALRNLSLDRRNKDLIGSYAMVELVRNVRNAQAPTRPGARLEEDTVVAVLNTIHEIVSDSLDNARSLLQARGVPALVALCASSQSVREAKAASHVLQTVWSYKELRGALQRDGWTKARFQSAATASKVPKGSQSPGGFDDSTLPLVDKSLDGYSTVDRRERRARGSDSAGEASEKEPLKPDPGRKAPPPGPPRPAVRLVDAVGDAKPQPVDSWV, from the exons ATGCCGGCCGAACTCAGACAG gagcagagcccaggcagccaggcctcgctggccACGATGCCAGAGGCGCCTGAGGTGCTGGAGGAGACGGTGACGGTGGAGGAAGACCCGGGCACGCCCACCTCCCACGTGTCCATTGTGACTGCTGAAGACGGTACAACCCGGCGCACGGAGACCAAG GTCACCAAGACGGTCAAGACCGTGACCACGCGGACAGTACGACAAGTGCCCGTGGGCCCGGATGGGCTGCCCCTGCTAGATGGCGGCCCCCCGCTTGGCCCTTTTGCCGACAGCCCCCTGGACCGGCACTTCCTTCTGCGGGGCGGTGGCCCGGCGGCCACGCTGTCCCGGGCCTACCTCAGCAGCGGGGGCGGCTTCCCTGATGGTCCCGAGCCCCGGGATGGCCCCAACTACGGCAGCCTGTCGCGAGGGCTGGGGGTGCGGCCCCCACGTGCCGGCCCCCTCGGTCCCGGCCCTGGCGATGGCTGCTTTACCCTGCCTGGCCGCCGCGAGGCATTCCCATCCGGCCCCGAGCCCGGGCCCCACGGGGGCCGCTCCCTGCCCGAGCGCTTCCAGGCAGAGCCCTACGGCTTAGAGGATGACACCCGCAGCCTGGCCAACGATGACGAGGGCGGCCCCGAGCTGGAGCCCGACTACGGCACAGCCACACGGAGGAGGCCCGAGTGTGGGCGGGGCCTGCGTACCAG GGCCTGCGAGGACCTGGCCGATGACGGAGGTGAGCTGCTGGAGGAGCGGCCCCCATTCCCGGCGACGgcgcccctggcccagcctgagcggGGCAGCCTGGGCAGCCTGGACCGGGCGGTGCGGCGCTCGCCCTCGGTGGACAGCGCCCGCAAGGAGCCGCGCTGGCGGGACCCAGAGCTGCCCGAGGTGCTGGCCATGCTGCGGCACCCCGTGGACCCCGTGAAAGCCAACGCGGCCGCCTACCTGCAGCACCTGTGCTTCGAGAACGAGGGCGTCAAGCGGCGCGTGCGGCAGCTGCGGGGGCTGCCGCTGCTCGTGGCGCTGCTGGACCACCCCCGCGCCGAGGTGCGGCGCCGGGCCTGCGGGGCCCTGCGCAACCTCTCCTATGGCCGCGACACGGACAACAAGGCCGCCATCCGGGACTGCGGCGGGGTGCCTGCCCTGGTGCGGCTGCTGCGGGCCGCCCGGGACAGCGAGGTCCGGGAGCTTGTCACCG GCACCCTCTGGAACCTGTCGTCCTACGAGCCCCTGAAAATGGTCATCATTGACCACGGCCTGCAGACACTCACACACGAGGTCATCGTGCCCCACTCGGGCTGGGAGCGGGAGCCCAACGAGGACTCCAAACCCCGGGACGCCGAGTGGACGACCGTCTTCAAGAATACCTCGGGCTGcttgag GAATGTGAGCTCGGACGGCGCCGAGGCCCGGCGGAGGCTCCGGGAGTGTGAAGGGCTGGTGGACGCACTCCTGCACGCTCTGCAGTCGGCAGTGGGCAGGAAGGACACAGACAACAAG tcgGTGGAGAACTGTGTGTGCATCATGCGGAATCTGTCATACCACGTGCACAAGGAGGTGCCTGGGGCCGACAGATACCAGGAGGCCGAGCCTGGGCCCCCGGGCGGTGCTGCCGGCTTCCAGCGGCGGAGGCGGGACGATGCCAGCTGCTTCGGCGGCAAGAAGGCCAAAG GGAAGAAGGATGGTGAGATGGACCAGAACTTCGACACGCTGGACCTGCCCAAGAGAACCGAGGCCGCCAAAG GCTTTGAGCTGCTGTACCAGCCGGAGGTGGTgcgtctctacctctccctgctCACGGAGAGCCGGAACTTCAACACCCTGGAGGCTGCCGCCGGGGCCCTGCAGAACCTCAGCGCTGGCAACTGGATG TGGGCCACGTACATCCGCGCCACGGTGCGCAAGGAGCGTGGGCTGCCGGTGCTGGTagagctgctgcagtctgagaCCGACAAGGTGGTGCGCGCTGTGGCCATCGCGCTGCGCAACCTCTCGCTGGACCGGCGCAACAAGGACCTCATAG GGAGCTACGCCATGGTGGAGCTGGTGCGGAACGTGCGCAACGCGCAGGCACCCACGCGCCCGGGGGCCCGGCTGGAGGAGGACACGGTGGTGGCCGTGCTCAACACCATCCACGAGATCGTGTCGGACAGCCTGGACAACGCGCGCTCGCTCCTGCAGGCCCGCGGCGTGCCCGCGCTCGTGGCCCTCTGCGCCTCCag CCAGTCCGTGCGCGAAGCGAAGGCGGCGTCACACGTGCTGCAGACCGTGTGGAGCTACAAGGAGCTGCGCGGCGCCCTGCAGAGGGACGGCTGGACCAAGGCGCGCTTCCAG TCGGCGGCCACGGCCAGCAAGGTGCCTAAGGGATCCCAGAGCCCCGGTGGCTTCGATGACAGCACGCTGCCGCTGGTGGACAAGAGCCTGG acGGCTACTCCACTGTGGACCGCCGGGAGCGCAGGGCGCGGGGCAGTGACTCCGCAGGGGAGGCCTCTGAGAAGGAACCGTTGAAA CCCGACCCCGGCAGgaaggccccgccccccgggcccCCCAGGCCCGCGGTCAGGCTGGTGGACGCCGTGGGGGACGCTAAGCCTCAGCCAGTTGATTCCTGGGTCTAG
- the ARVCF gene encoding splicing regulator ARVCF isoform X1: MPAELRQEQSPGSQASLATMPEAPEVLEETVTVEEDPGTPTSHVSIVTAEDGTTRRTETKVTKTVKTVTTRTVRQVPVGPDGLPLLDGGPPLGPFADSPLDRHFLLRGGGPAATLSRAYLSSGGGFPDGPEPRDGPNYGSLSRGLGVRPPRAGPLGPGPGDGCFTLPGRREAFPSGPEPGPHGGRSLPERFQAEPYGLEDDTRSLANDDEGGPELEPDYGTATRRRPECGRGLRTRACEDLADDGGELLEERPPFPATAPLAQPERGSLGSLDRAVRRSPSVDSARKEPRWRDPELPEVLAMLRHPVDPVKANAAAYLQHLCFENEGVKRRVRQLRGLPLLVALLDHPRAEVRRRACGALRNLSYGRDTDNKAAIRDCGGVPALVRLLRAARDSEVRELVTGTLWNLSSYEPLKMVIIDHGLQTLTHEVIVPHSGWEREPNEDSKPRDAEWTTVFKNTSGCLRNVSSDGAEARRRLRECEGLVDALLHALQSAVGRKDTDNKSVENCVCIMRNLSYHVHKEVPGADRYQEAEPGPPGGAAGFQRRRRDDASCFGGKKAKEDWFHQGKKDGEMDQNFDTLDLPKRTEAAKGFELLYQPEVVRLYLSLLTESRNFNTLEAAAGALQNLSAGNWMWATYIRATVRKERGLPVLVELLQSETDKVVRAVAIALRNLSLDRRNKDLIGSYAMVELVRNVRNAQAPTRPGARLEEDTVVAVLNTIHEIVSDSLDNARSLLQARGVPALVALCASSQSVREAKAASHVLQTVWSYKELRGALQRDGWTKARFQSAATASKVPKGSQSPGGFDDSTLPLVDKSLDSEKQGSRDVIPMDTLGPDGYSTVDRRERRARGSDSAGEASEKEPLKPDPGRKAPPPGPPRPAVRLVDAVGDAKPQPVDSWV, from the exons ATGCCGGCCGAACTCAGACAG gagcagagcccaggcagccaggcctcgctggccACGATGCCAGAGGCGCCTGAGGTGCTGGAGGAGACGGTGACGGTGGAGGAAGACCCGGGCACGCCCACCTCCCACGTGTCCATTGTGACTGCTGAAGACGGTACAACCCGGCGCACGGAGACCAAG GTCACCAAGACGGTCAAGACCGTGACCACGCGGACAGTACGACAAGTGCCCGTGGGCCCGGATGGGCTGCCCCTGCTAGATGGCGGCCCCCCGCTTGGCCCTTTTGCCGACAGCCCCCTGGACCGGCACTTCCTTCTGCGGGGCGGTGGCCCGGCGGCCACGCTGTCCCGGGCCTACCTCAGCAGCGGGGGCGGCTTCCCTGATGGTCCCGAGCCCCGGGATGGCCCCAACTACGGCAGCCTGTCGCGAGGGCTGGGGGTGCGGCCCCCACGTGCCGGCCCCCTCGGTCCCGGCCCTGGCGATGGCTGCTTTACCCTGCCTGGCCGCCGCGAGGCATTCCCATCCGGCCCCGAGCCCGGGCCCCACGGGGGCCGCTCCCTGCCCGAGCGCTTCCAGGCAGAGCCCTACGGCTTAGAGGATGACACCCGCAGCCTGGCCAACGATGACGAGGGCGGCCCCGAGCTGGAGCCCGACTACGGCACAGCCACACGGAGGAGGCCCGAGTGTGGGCGGGGCCTGCGTACCAG GGCCTGCGAGGACCTGGCCGATGACGGAGGTGAGCTGCTGGAGGAGCGGCCCCCATTCCCGGCGACGgcgcccctggcccagcctgagcggGGCAGCCTGGGCAGCCTGGACCGGGCGGTGCGGCGCTCGCCCTCGGTGGACAGCGCCCGCAAGGAGCCGCGCTGGCGGGACCCAGAGCTGCCCGAGGTGCTGGCCATGCTGCGGCACCCCGTGGACCCCGTGAAAGCCAACGCGGCCGCCTACCTGCAGCACCTGTGCTTCGAGAACGAGGGCGTCAAGCGGCGCGTGCGGCAGCTGCGGGGGCTGCCGCTGCTCGTGGCGCTGCTGGACCACCCCCGCGCCGAGGTGCGGCGCCGGGCCTGCGGGGCCCTGCGCAACCTCTCCTATGGCCGCGACACGGACAACAAGGCCGCCATCCGGGACTGCGGCGGGGTGCCTGCCCTGGTGCGGCTGCTGCGGGCCGCCCGGGACAGCGAGGTCCGGGAGCTTGTCACCG GCACCCTCTGGAACCTGTCGTCCTACGAGCCCCTGAAAATGGTCATCATTGACCACGGCCTGCAGACACTCACACACGAGGTCATCGTGCCCCACTCGGGCTGGGAGCGGGAGCCCAACGAGGACTCCAAACCCCGGGACGCCGAGTGGACGACCGTCTTCAAGAATACCTCGGGCTGcttgag GAATGTGAGCTCGGACGGCGCCGAGGCCCGGCGGAGGCTCCGGGAGTGTGAAGGGCTGGTGGACGCACTCCTGCACGCTCTGCAGTCGGCAGTGGGCAGGAAGGACACAGACAACAAG tcgGTGGAGAACTGTGTGTGCATCATGCGGAATCTGTCATACCACGTGCACAAGGAGGTGCCTGGGGCCGACAGATACCAGGAGGCCGAGCCTGGGCCCCCGGGCGGTGCTGCCGGCTTCCAGCGGCGGAGGCGGGACGATGCCAGCTGCTTCGGCGGCAAGAAGGCCAAAG AGGACTGGTTCCATCAAG GGAAGAAGGATGGTGAGATGGACCAGAACTTCGACACGCTGGACCTGCCCAAGAGAACCGAGGCCGCCAAAG GCTTTGAGCTGCTGTACCAGCCGGAGGTGGTgcgtctctacctctccctgctCACGGAGAGCCGGAACTTCAACACCCTGGAGGCTGCCGCCGGGGCCCTGCAGAACCTCAGCGCTGGCAACTGGATG TGGGCCACGTACATCCGCGCCACGGTGCGCAAGGAGCGTGGGCTGCCGGTGCTGGTagagctgctgcagtctgagaCCGACAAGGTGGTGCGCGCTGTGGCCATCGCGCTGCGCAACCTCTCGCTGGACCGGCGCAACAAGGACCTCATAG GGAGCTACGCCATGGTGGAGCTGGTGCGGAACGTGCGCAACGCGCAGGCACCCACGCGCCCGGGGGCCCGGCTGGAGGAGGACACGGTGGTGGCCGTGCTCAACACCATCCACGAGATCGTGTCGGACAGCCTGGACAACGCGCGCTCGCTCCTGCAGGCCCGCGGCGTGCCCGCGCTCGTGGCCCTCTGCGCCTCCag CCAGTCCGTGCGCGAAGCGAAGGCGGCGTCACACGTGCTGCAGACCGTGTGGAGCTACAAGGAGCTGCGCGGCGCCCTGCAGAGGGACGGCTGGACCAAGGCGCGCTTCCAG TCGGCGGCCACGGCCAGCAAGGTGCCTAAGGGATCCCAGAGCCCCGGTGGCTTCGATGACAGCACGCTGCCGCTGGTGGACAAGAGCCTGG ACAGCgagaagcagggcagccgggacGTGATCCCCATGGACACTCTCGGCCCAG acGGCTACTCCACTGTGGACCGCCGGGAGCGCAGGGCGCGGGGCAGTGACTCCGCAGGGGAGGCCTCTGAGAAGGAACCGTTGAAA CCCGACCCCGGCAGgaaggccccgccccccgggcccCCCAGGCCCGCGGTCAGGCTGGTGGACGCCGTGGGGGACGCTAAGCCTCAGCCAGTTGATTCCTGGGTCTAG
- the ARVCF gene encoding splicing regulator ARVCF isoform X4, with product MCLRKQWKMAQVLGPLHPLGRSGRSSWLLAEEGLRASATPAMEDYSVHSAASILASVKEQEARFERLTRALEQERRHVALQLERAQQPGVGHSGQALPMAWQQLVLQEQSPGSQASLATMPEAPEVLEETVTVEEDPGTPTSHVSIVTAEDGTTRRTETKVTKTVKTVTTRTVRQVPVGPDGLPLLDGGPPLGPFADSPLDRHFLLRGGGPAATLSRAYLSSGGGFPDGPEPRDGPNYGSLSRGLGVRPPRAGPLGPGPGDGCFTLPGRREAFPSGPEPGPHGGRSLPERFQAEPYGLEDDTRSLANDDEGGPELEPDYGTATRRRPECGRGLRTRACEDLADDGGELLEERPPFPATAPLAQPERGSLGSLDRAVRRSPSVDSARKEPRWRDPELPEVLAMLRHPVDPVKANAAAYLQHLCFENEGVKRRVRQLRGLPLLVALLDHPRAEVRRRACGALRNLSYGRDTDNKAAIRDCGGVPALVRLLRAARDSEVRELVTGTLWNLSSYEPLKMVIIDHGLQTLTHEVIVPHSGWEREPNEDSKPRDAEWTTVFKNTSGCLRNVSSDGAEARRRLRECEGLVDALLHALQSAVGRKDTDNKSVENCVCIMRNLSYHVHKEVPGADRYQEAEPGPPGGAAGFQRRRRDDASCFGGKKAKGKKDGEMDQNFDTLDLPKRTEAAKGFELLYQPEVVRLYLSLLTESRNFNTLEAAAGALQNLSAGNWMWATYIRATVRKERGLPVLVELLQSETDKVVRAVAIALRNLSLDRRNKDLIGSYAMVELVRNVRNAQAPTRPGARLEEDTVVAVLNTIHEIVSDSLDNARSLLQARGVPALVALCASSQSVREAKAASHVLQTVWSYKELRGALQRDGWTKARFQSAATASKVPKGSQSPGGFDDSTLPLVDKSLDSEKQGSRDVIPMDTLGPDGYSTVDRRERRARGSDSAGEASEKEPLKPDPGRKAPPPGPPRPAVRLVDAVGDAKPQPVDSWV from the exons atgtgcctgagaaagcagtggaagatggcccaagtccttgggcccctgcacccacttggaagatctggaagaagttcctggctcctggcagaagAAGGCCTGAGAG cTAGTGCAACCCCAGCCATGGAGGACTACAGCGTGCACTCGGCCGCCAGCATCCTGGCCTCGGTGAAGGAGCAGGAGGCCCGCTTCGAGCGGCTGACGCGGGCGCTGGAGCAGGAGCGGCGCCACGTGGCTCTGCAGCTGGAGCGTGCCCAGCAGCCCGGCGTGGGCCACAGTGGGCAGGCCCTGCCGATGGCCTGGCAACAGCTGGTCCTGCAG gagcagagcccaggcagccaggcctcgctggccACGATGCCAGAGGCGCCTGAGGTGCTGGAGGAGACGGTGACGGTGGAGGAAGACCCGGGCACGCCCACCTCCCACGTGTCCATTGTGACTGCTGAAGACGGTACAACCCGGCGCACGGAGACCAAG GTCACCAAGACGGTCAAGACCGTGACCACGCGGACAGTACGACAAGTGCCCGTGGGCCCGGATGGGCTGCCCCTGCTAGATGGCGGCCCCCCGCTTGGCCCTTTTGCCGACAGCCCCCTGGACCGGCACTTCCTTCTGCGGGGCGGTGGCCCGGCGGCCACGCTGTCCCGGGCCTACCTCAGCAGCGGGGGCGGCTTCCCTGATGGTCCCGAGCCCCGGGATGGCCCCAACTACGGCAGCCTGTCGCGAGGGCTGGGGGTGCGGCCCCCACGTGCCGGCCCCCTCGGTCCCGGCCCTGGCGATGGCTGCTTTACCCTGCCTGGCCGCCGCGAGGCATTCCCATCCGGCCCCGAGCCCGGGCCCCACGGGGGCCGCTCCCTGCCCGAGCGCTTCCAGGCAGAGCCCTACGGCTTAGAGGATGACACCCGCAGCCTGGCCAACGATGACGAGGGCGGCCCCGAGCTGGAGCCCGACTACGGCACAGCCACACGGAGGAGGCCCGAGTGTGGGCGGGGCCTGCGTACCAG GGCCTGCGAGGACCTGGCCGATGACGGAGGTGAGCTGCTGGAGGAGCGGCCCCCATTCCCGGCGACGgcgcccctggcccagcctgagcggGGCAGCCTGGGCAGCCTGGACCGGGCGGTGCGGCGCTCGCCCTCGGTGGACAGCGCCCGCAAGGAGCCGCGCTGGCGGGACCCAGAGCTGCCCGAGGTGCTGGCCATGCTGCGGCACCCCGTGGACCCCGTGAAAGCCAACGCGGCCGCCTACCTGCAGCACCTGTGCTTCGAGAACGAGGGCGTCAAGCGGCGCGTGCGGCAGCTGCGGGGGCTGCCGCTGCTCGTGGCGCTGCTGGACCACCCCCGCGCCGAGGTGCGGCGCCGGGCCTGCGGGGCCCTGCGCAACCTCTCCTATGGCCGCGACACGGACAACAAGGCCGCCATCCGGGACTGCGGCGGGGTGCCTGCCCTGGTGCGGCTGCTGCGGGCCGCCCGGGACAGCGAGGTCCGGGAGCTTGTCACCG GCACCCTCTGGAACCTGTCGTCCTACGAGCCCCTGAAAATGGTCATCATTGACCACGGCCTGCAGACACTCACACACGAGGTCATCGTGCCCCACTCGGGCTGGGAGCGGGAGCCCAACGAGGACTCCAAACCCCGGGACGCCGAGTGGACGACCGTCTTCAAGAATACCTCGGGCTGcttgag GAATGTGAGCTCGGACGGCGCCGAGGCCCGGCGGAGGCTCCGGGAGTGTGAAGGGCTGGTGGACGCACTCCTGCACGCTCTGCAGTCGGCAGTGGGCAGGAAGGACACAGACAACAAG tcgGTGGAGAACTGTGTGTGCATCATGCGGAATCTGTCATACCACGTGCACAAGGAGGTGCCTGGGGCCGACAGATACCAGGAGGCCGAGCCTGGGCCCCCGGGCGGTGCTGCCGGCTTCCAGCGGCGGAGGCGGGACGATGCCAGCTGCTTCGGCGGCAAGAAGGCCAAAG GGAAGAAGGATGGTGAGATGGACCAGAACTTCGACACGCTGGACCTGCCCAAGAGAACCGAGGCCGCCAAAG GCTTTGAGCTGCTGTACCAGCCGGAGGTGGTgcgtctctacctctccctgctCACGGAGAGCCGGAACTTCAACACCCTGGAGGCTGCCGCCGGGGCCCTGCAGAACCTCAGCGCTGGCAACTGGATG TGGGCCACGTACATCCGCGCCACGGTGCGCAAGGAGCGTGGGCTGCCGGTGCTGGTagagctgctgcagtctgagaCCGACAAGGTGGTGCGCGCTGTGGCCATCGCGCTGCGCAACCTCTCGCTGGACCGGCGCAACAAGGACCTCATAG GGAGCTACGCCATGGTGGAGCTGGTGCGGAACGTGCGCAACGCGCAGGCACCCACGCGCCCGGGGGCCCGGCTGGAGGAGGACACGGTGGTGGCCGTGCTCAACACCATCCACGAGATCGTGTCGGACAGCCTGGACAACGCGCGCTCGCTCCTGCAGGCCCGCGGCGTGCCCGCGCTCGTGGCCCTCTGCGCCTCCag CCAGTCCGTGCGCGAAGCGAAGGCGGCGTCACACGTGCTGCAGACCGTGTGGAGCTACAAGGAGCTGCGCGGCGCCCTGCAGAGGGACGGCTGGACCAAGGCGCGCTTCCAG TCGGCGGCCACGGCCAGCAAGGTGCCTAAGGGATCCCAGAGCCCCGGTGGCTTCGATGACAGCACGCTGCCGCTGGTGGACAAGAGCCTGG ACAGCgagaagcagggcagccgggacGTGATCCCCATGGACACTCTCGGCCCAG acGGCTACTCCACTGTGGACCGCCGGGAGCGCAGGGCGCGGGGCAGTGACTCCGCAGGGGAGGCCTCTGAGAAGGAACCGTTGAAA CCCGACCCCGGCAGgaaggccccgccccccgggcccCCCAGGCCCGCGGTCAGGCTGGTGGACGCCGTGGGGGACGCTAAGCCTCAGCCAGTTGATTCCTGGGTCTAG